In a genomic window of Erigeron canadensis isolate Cc75 chromosome 5, C_canadensis_v1, whole genome shotgun sequence:
- the LOC122600912 gene encoding 2-oxoglutarate dehydrogenase, mitochondrial-like, whose amino-acid sequence MTWFRAGSSVAKLAIRRTLSQGGSYASRKRVVPFGTQEFHTTVLKSKAQSAPVPRAVPLSRLSDSFLDGTSSVYLEELQRAWEADPNSVDESWDNFFRNFVGQAATSPGISGQTIQESMRLLLLVRAYQVYGHMKAKLDPLGLEQREIPDDLDPALYGFSEADLDREFFLGVWRMSGFLSENRPVQTLRAILTRLEQAYCGSIGYEYMHIANREQCNWIRDRIETPTLMAYNSQRREVILDRLIWSTQFENFLATKWTAAKRFGLEGGETLIPGMKEMFDRSADLGVESIVIGMSHRGRLNVLGNVVRKPLRQIFSEFSGGTRPVEEVGLYTGTGDVKYHLGTSYDRPTRGGKRIHLSLVANPSHLEAVDPVVVGKTRAKQYYSNDVDRTKNMGILIHGDGSFAGQGVVYETLHLSALPNYTTGGTIHIVVNNQVAFTTDPKSGRSSQYCTDVAKALNAPIFHVNGDDVEAVVHACELAAEWRQTFHSDVVVDIICYRRFGHNEIDEPSFTQPKMYKVIRNHPSALEIYQKKLLETGQATKEDIDRIHNKVTTILNEEFLASKDYIPQTRDWLSAYWAGFKSPEQLSRIRNTGVKPEILKNVGKAIATLPDNFKPHRAVKKIFADRLKMIETGEGVDWAVGEALAFATLLVEGNHVRLSGQDVERGTFSHRHSIIHDQETGERYCPLDHVVMNQHEEMFTVSNSSLSEFGVLGFELGYSMENPNSLVIWEAQFGDFANGAQVIFDQFLSSGEAKWLRQIGLVLLLPHGYDGQGPEHSSARLERFLQMSDDNPFVIPEMEPTLRNQIQTCNWQVVNVTTPANYFHVLRRQIHREFRKPLIVMAPKNLLRHKDCKSNLSEFDDVQGHPGFDKQGTRFKRLIKDQSEHSDLEEGIRRLVLCSGKVYYELDEKRKSTGGKDIAICRVEQLCPFPYDLIQRELKRYPNAEIVWCQEEPMNMGAYTYIAPRLATAMKAVNRGSLDDIKYVGRAPSAATATGFYTVHGKEQSELVEKAITSDSLINPTVS is encoded by the exons ATGACGTGGTTTAGAGCTGGATCTAGTGTGGCAAAGCTTGCAATTAGAAGAACGTTGTCACAGGGTGGATCATATGCATCAAGGAAACGTGTTGTTCCTTTCGGAACCCAAGAATTCCATACTACAGTTTTGAAATCAAAAGCACAGTCTGCACCCGTCCCCCGTGCTGTTCCACTCTCACGTTTAAGTGATAGTTTTCTTGACGGGACTAGTAGTGTCTATCTAGAAGAGCTTCAGAGAGCCTGGGAGGCTGACCCAAATAGTGTCGATGAGTCATGGGACAATTTCTTTCGAAACTTTGTTGGCCAGGCTGCTACATCCCCAGGAATATCAGGCCAAACAATACAGGAGAGCATGCGATTGCTATTGCTCGTGAGAGCTTACCAAGTCTATGGCCACATGAAGGCAAAATTGGATCCTTTAGGCCTAGAACAGAGAGAGATTCCTGATGATTTAGACCCAGCTCTGTATGGTTTCAGTGAAGCTGATTTAGACCGCGAGTTTTTTCTCGGTGTATGGAGAATGTCTGGTTTTTTGTCTGAAAATCGTCCCGTCCAGACGCTAAGAGCTATATTAACCAGGCTTGAGCAGGCATATTGTGGGAGCATTGGCTATGAATACATGCACATTGCCAATCGTGAACAATGTAATTGGATAAGAGACAGAATCGAGACTCCAACTTTAATGGCATATAACAGTCAGCGACGTGAAGTTATCCTTGATAGGCTTATTTGGAGCACTCAGTTTGAGAACTTCTTGGCCACCAAGTGGACTGCTGCCAAGCGGTTTGGTCTCGAAGGCGGTGAGACATTAATCCCGGGGATGAAAGAAATGTTTGACCGGTCTGCAGATCTTGGTGTTGAGAGCATTGTGATTGGAATGTCTCACAGAGGAAGACTGAATGTTTTAGGTAATGTTGTGCGTAAACCATTACGTCAGATTTTCAGTGAATTTAGTGGTGGCACGAGGCCTGTGGAAGAAGTTGGGCTCTACACTGGAACTGGTGATGTCAAATATCATCTTGGAACATCTTATGATCGCCCAACAAGAGGTGGGAAGAGAATTCATTTGTCTCTAGTTGCAAACCCAAGTCATTTGGAAGCTGTGGATCCTGTAGTAGTTGGGAAAACTAGAGCGAAACAGTATTACTCAAATGATGTTGATAGGACCAAGAACATGGGTATCTTGATTCATGGGGATGGAAGCTTCGCGGGTCAAGGTGTGGTCTATGAGACTTTGCATCTTAGTGCACTTCCAAATTATACAACCGGGGGTACCATCCACATCGTGGTGAATAATCAAGTTGcttttaccactgatccaaagTCTGGAAGATCTTCACAGTATTGTACCGATGTTGCTAAAGCTTTGAATGCTCCTATTTTCCATGTCAATGGTGATGATGTAGAAGCAGTTGTTCATGCTTGTGAGCTTGCTGCAGAGTGGCGCCAGACTTTCCATTCTGATGTTGTGGTTGACATAATTTGTTATCGTCGATTTGGACATAATGAGATCGATGAACCATCGTTTACCCAGCCCAAAATGTACAAG GTTATCCGAAATCACCCCTCAGCACTTGAAATTTACCAAAAGAAGCTCCTAGAAACTGGTCAAGCTACAAAAGAAGATATAGATAGAATACATAATAAGGTTACTACAATCCTCAACGAAGAATTTCTTGCCAGCAAAGATTATATCCCTCAAACAAGGGATTGGCTTTCAGCTTATTGGGCCGGATTCAAATCCCCTGAACAGCTTTCACGTATTCGCAACACTGG GGTCAAACCAGAGATCTTGAAGAATGTTGGAAAAGCAATTGCAACCCTTCCAGATAATTTTAAGCCACACAGAgcagttaaaaaaatttttgccGATCGGTTGAAGATGATCGAAACTGGTGAGGGTGTTGACTGGGCTGTTGGGGAAGCCCTTGCTTTTGCCACCTTGTTGGTTGAAGGCAATCATGTTAGGTTGAGTGGCCAAGACGTTGAAAGAGGTACTTTCAGTCATAGGCATTCTATAATCCATGACCAGGAAACGGGTGAGCGTTATTGCCCTTTGGACCACGTTGTTATGAATCAACATGAAGAAATGTTTACCGTAAGCAACAG CTCTCTCTCGGAGTTTGGTGTTCTTGGATTTGAACTAGGTTACTCAATGGAGAATCCAAATTCGCTGGTAATATGGGAAGCTCAATTTGGTGACTTTGCTAATGGAGCTCAGGTGATTTTTGATCAATTCTTGAGCAGCGGTGAGGCCAAATGGCTGCGTCAGATCGGGTTAGTATTGTTGCTGCCTCATGGTTATGATGGTCAGGGTCCAGAACATTCTAGTGCAAGACTGGAACGCTTCCTTCAG ATGAGTGATGACAATCCATTTGTTATACCTGAGATGGAGCCAACTCTACGCAATCAAATTCAAACGTGCAATTGGCAGGTTGTCAATGTTACCACTCCTGCAAACTATTTCCATGTTCTTCGTAGGCAG ATTCATAGGGAATTCCGTAAGCCACTTATTGTTATGGCCCCAAAGAACTTACTACGTCACAAAGACTGCAAGTCGAATCTATCTGAGTTTGATGATGTTCAAGGCCACCCTGGCTTTGACAAACAAGGAACCAGATTTAAGCGCCTGATTAAGGATCAGAGCGAACACTCAGATCTCGAAGAGGGCATCAGACGTTTAGTTCTATGTTCTGGAAAG GTTtattatgaacttgatgaaaaGAGGAAGTCAACTGGAGGCAAAGACATAGCAATCTGTCGTGTGGAACAGCTTTGCCCATTCCCTTATGACCTCATACAGCGTGAACTAAAGCGTTATCCAA ATGCAGAGATTGTATGGTGCCAGGAGGAGCCCATGAATATGGGAGCCTACACATACATCGCCCCTCGTCTTGCAACCGCCATGAAAGCAGTTAATAGAGGTAGTTTAGACGACATCAAATATGTGGGTCGTGCTCCATCAGCTGCCACAGCTACCGGTTTCTATACGGTTCATGGTAAAGAACAGTCAGAGCTTGTCGAGAAAGCTATAACATCTGATTCCCTCATCAATCCCACAGTTAGCTAG